TCACCGTCTTCACCCGGGAGCGGCCCCTGGAGGACACGGAGGGGGCGCTGGTGCAGGAGCTGGGGCGGCGCGCGGGCAGCGCGGTGGAGAACGCCCGGCTCTTCCACGAGGCGCAGGAGGCCATCCGCGTGCGCGACGAGTTCCTCTCCATCGCCTCGCACGAGCTGAACACGCCGCTCACGCCGCTGATGATGAACCTGCAGCGGCTGCACCGCACGGTGGCCAATGGCGGCGGGGAGCAGGAGCTCAAGGGCGAGCAGCTGGTGCGCGTGGTGGACGTGGCGCAACGCCAGACGCGGCGGCTGGCGCGGTTGGTGAATGAGCTGCTGGACATCTCCCGCATCCGCCTGGGCCGGCTGGAGCTGCACCGCGAGGAGCTGGAGCTGGGCGGCGTGGTGCGCGGCGTGGTGGAGCGGTTGAGGGAGGAGGGGCTCTGGTCCGGGAGCCCGCCCACGCTGCACGTGGAGGGCATGGTGGAGGGGCTGTGGGACCGCATCCGGCTGGAGCAGGTGGTGGGCAACCTGCTGGCCAACGCGGCCCGGTACGGGCAGGGAAACCCGGTGGACGTGACGGTGCGCGCCCAGGGGAGCGAGGCGTGGCTGGTGGTGAGGGACCGGGGCATCGGCATCGCCCCCGAGGCCCTCAAGCGCATCTTCGAGCGCTTCGAGCGCGCGGCCTCCCGCAACTTCGGTGGGCTGGGGCTGGGGCTCTACATCGTACGGCAGATCGTCGAGGCCCACGGCGGCACCATCGCGGTGGAGAGCGAGCTGGGCGTGGGCTCCACCTTCTCGGTGAAGCTGCCGCGGCTCCAGTCGCACTGAAGCCCTTGGACGCCAGGGATTGGCCCCGGGTACAGGCCGATGTCCGCTTCCCGGCCGATCCTTCGTTCAAACCCGAAACTCAGGGAAGGAGCTACAGGCCCGCCCATCTTCCCACCGAGCAGGGGACCAAGGCCACCGAGCCGTTACACAGCCCGTGCGTAGTTTCACCCCCGCACCACAACGCAGCACGGAGGGGTCTCCATGACACCGACTCTCACGACCAGCGCCTATGTCCTTCACAACCTCGGCCTCGCGGCGGGCTTCGGCGGTTCGCTCTTCGGCCGCATCGCCCTCAATCCGTCGGCGAAGTTGATTTCCGACAAGCAGGACCGGGCGAAGATCGTCAACGCGGCCTGGAATGGCTACAACATCGTCAACGCCGTGGGCCTGGGCGCCACCGCCCTCACCTGGCTCATCGGCCGCTCCAAGATTTCCGGCCGCTCCATCTCCGCCAGCGCGCGCAGGCTCGTCCTGGTGAAGGACTTCCTGATGGGCGCCACGCTCGTCAGCGGCGCCATCAACCTCATCGGCGGCGGCTTCCTCGCCAAGCGCGCCCTCCAGGACGGCATCCCCATGGACTCCGGCAGCAAGGCCTCGGACGAGGCGCCGGATGACGTGAAGAGCACCACCAAGCTCGTCAACTGGCTGGGCGTCTTCAGCCTCGCCACCATGGCCGGCCTCATCGGCGTGTCCACGTGGCTGGACAACACCGCCCAGGCCAGCACGAAGTGGAAGTTCATCGCTCGCGCCCTGCCGTAAGCCCAATCCCAGACAGTTGAGTCCACGGCCTCCGCGCGCCCTGCGAGCGGGGGCCGTCGTGTTTTCCGCACTCCGCGCCGCGCAACCCGTCCCTGGAGACGGGCCGCTCGCCCGCCTGCTCTCCAGCATGGGCAGCACCGGAACGCCGGCCGGAGTGGCACGCAAGCCCGCTCCCCAGGGGCCCGGAGGGTGCACACCCTCTCGCACGAGGGGGGGTTTGAATGGGCTGGCGGGAACGGACTCGGGTCCTGGTGGGTGCGTGGGCGGTCCTCTTCGTTGCGGGATGTGATTCCACCGGAAGAGGGGAGGAGCCCGCGGAGCCGCCCGCGTTCGAGGAGCCCGCGACGGAGACTCCCGTGCCGGAGGACGTGCCGCGGCCTCCGCCCGAGGATCCGGTGGTGGTGACGCCCGTGGAGCCGGTGCCGCCGCCGGAGGAGCCCCGGCCGCCGCCGCCCATGTTCCAGCCGGGTTTCCACCAGGCGCTGCGCTGGTCCTACAGCACGGGCAGCGTGACGTTCCGCCTGCGCGTCCCGGTGGGCCGAGCCGGAGAGCGGGTGCGGCTCGCGTTCCGCGCGGGAGATGGGAGCCTGGTGCTGCGCAAGGCCACCGTGGCCCTGGCGGGTCCGAATGGCTCGCTGGCCTCGGCGCCGGTGGCGGTGACGTTCTCCGGCACGCCGGGCTTCTCCGTGGCCGCGAGGACGCGCGTGGTGTCCGACCCCGTGCCGCTGCCCGTGCAGTTCCGCGATGAGCTGGCCGTGTCCTTCGAGGTGCAGGGCGCGCTGGGCGTGAGCGCCATCCATGCCCTGCCGGGCAGCTATGTGCGCTCGGGCGCCTACGCGAGCGTCACGGGCCCGCTGGGCGGGACGCCGTGGGACAGGGCCGTGGGACTGGCCACGGTGGACGTCGAGGGCACGCCCGCGCGCGCCTTCGTGGCCCTGGGCGACAGCATCACCGAGGGCTACATCGACGAGTTGGACGACACGCGCCTGGCGTGGCCCTCCGTGGCCGAGGCGCAGCTGGGCGTGCCCATCGTCAACGCCGGGGTGTCGGGCCAGGGCTTCTACGACGCGCTGCAGAACCTGGACGCGGAGGTGCTCTCGCTCCAGGGCATCACCGACTGCGTCGTCCTGCTGGGCACCAATGACTTGAGCGCACTGGACATGGGCAGCCTGAAGTCGCGGATGAACACGCTCGCCTCGCGGCTGCAGCCCTTCTGCCGCCTCTGGGTGGGGACGCTGCTGCCCAAGGAGAAGAGCAACCACGGCAGCTACGAGGTGGTGAAGCAACAGCGGCTGGAGATGAACGCGTGGATCCGCGCCACCTTCCCGGACGTCATCGACTTCGAGACGGTGACGCGCCAGCCGGCCAACGTGCACCTCTTCCTGGACGGGCTGGAGGTGGACGGCATCCACCCGAGCGCCGAGGGGCACCGCGTCATGGCCACCGAGGCGGCACGGGTGCTGCGAGAAGCAGGCGTGCAACCCGGCCCCGGGGTGCTGCTGCCCGCCGAAGGGGCACCCTGAGGGGCCCGTCCAGGGTGTCGAACGGCTCGCCAGGAGGAGGGCGGGCCGTTATGTCTCGTGGGGCCGGACCCCCGGCACGGCACCATGACGAACACCTGGTATGACGCAGTGGTGGTGGGCTCGGGCTTTGGCGGACTGGCCACGGCGCTGGAGCTCACCCGGAGGGGCGCCCGTGTGGCGCTCTGCGAGACGCTCAACTACCCGGGAGGCTGCGCCAGCACCTTCCGCCGGCATGGTTATGCCTTCGAGGCCGGCGCCACCCTCTTCTCCGGACTCGACGAGGAGCAGCTCTTCGGCCGGTGGGTGCGCGAGCTCGGGCTGGACGTGACGGTGGACTGGTTGGATCCGATGGTGGAGCTGCGCACCCCGGGCATGCGGCTGGAGGTGTACCGCGACCGTCAGCGTCTGATTGACCAGCTGTGCGCCTTCCCCGAGGCCCCCGCAGACGCCGTGCGCGACTTCTTCACGCTGCAGCGGCAGGTGGCCCAGGCGCTGTGGCCGCTCTTCGATGATCCCACGCTGCTGCCGCCGCTGGACGTGCGCGCGCTGCTGCGGCATGCCTCGCGCGCCCTGAGGTACACGCCCCTGGTGCGCTGGATGGGGCGGCCGCTGGGCTCCGTGCTGGAGCGGTTGGGGCTGCTGCGCTTCACCCCGCTGCGCACGTACCTGGACGCGCTCTGTCAGATTACCGTGCAGTGCGCCGCCGCCGAGGCCGAGGCGCCTTTCGCGCTCGCGGCCATGGACTACTACTGGCGAGGCACCGGGCACGTGCGGGGAGGGATTGGCCGGCTGGCCAGCGCGCTCGCGGGGGCGGTGAGCGCGGGAGGCGGCGAGGTGCTGTACGCCAACCGGGTGAAGTCGCTCGAGGCCGTGCCGGGAGGGTGGAAGGTGTCGGCGCGCCGGGGCGAGCTGCTCGCGCGCCACGTGGTGGCCAACGTGCTGCCCCAGGGGCTGATGCGGCTGCTGGGCCTCCCGCCCGAGCAGCTGCCCGCGCGCCTGCGGGAGCTGGCCGGACGGGTAGCGGATGGCTGGGGCGCGGTGATGCTGTACCTCGTGACGCGAGCGCCCGGGGAGGCGTCACCTGGCGCGCACCACCTGGAGCTGGTGCAGAACGAGCAGGCCCCCTTCGTCGAGGGCAACCACCTGTTCGCCTCGCTCAGCGGCGAGGCGGACACGGGCCGGGCGCCGCCGGGACACCGCACGCTCACGGTGTCCACGCACGTGCCGCTGCGCTCCCTGACAGGGCGCTCCGAGGAGGAGCAGGCGCGCCTCGTCTCCACGATCCAGGAGCGGATGCGGCAGGGATTGAGGCGCCTGGCACCCGAGTGGATGGAGAACCTGCAGCACGAGATGACGGCCTCTCCACGCACCTTCGAGCGCTTCACACAGCGCGAGGCGGGCGCGGTGGGCGGAGTGCCGAGGCGGGCCGGGCTGTACCACTACCGCACCCTGGGGCCGAGGCCGGTGATGGATGGACTGTGGCTCGTGGGGGACTCGGTGTTCCCGGGACAGAGCACGCTGGCCACGGCGCTCGGAGGCGTGCGCACCGCCGCGAGCATCACGCGAGGGTGAGGCAGGGGCTCAGTCGCCCTCGAAGCGCACGCCCGCGGCCTTCGCTTCGGCCACGAGCTTGTCCACCTTCTCGAGGTAGGCGTCCATGTCCGCCTTGCGCTCCAGGCCGCCCGAGGACATGTACCGCACGGTGCCGAAGATTTCGCGCTCGCCCCAGGGCCGGTCGTGCAGACCGAACAGCCAGCCGATGTTCGCGTAGGAATTCGCGTCGCGCCCGTCCAGGAAGTACCGGTTGTTGAGCGCCAGCGTCGTGGCGTGCG
The sequence above is drawn from the Archangium gephyra genome and encodes:
- a CDS encoding SGNH/GDSL hydrolase family protein, which codes for MPEDVPRPPPEDPVVVTPVEPVPPPEEPRPPPPMFQPGFHQALRWSYSTGSVTFRLRVPVGRAGERVRLAFRAGDGSLVLRKATVALAGPNGSLASAPVAVTFSGTPGFSVAARTRVVSDPVPLPVQFRDELAVSFEVQGALGVSAIHALPGSYVRSGAYASVTGPLGGTPWDRAVGLATVDVEGTPARAFVALGDSITEGYIDELDDTRLAWPSVAEAQLGVPIVNAGVSGQGFYDALQNLDAEVLSLQGITDCVVLLGTNDLSALDMGSLKSRMNTLASRLQPFCRLWVGTLLPKEKSNHGSYEVVKQQRLEMNAWIRATFPDVIDFETVTRQPANVHLFLDGLEVDGIHPSAEGHRVMATEAARVLREAGVQPGPGVLLPAEGAP
- a CDS encoding phytoene desaturase family protein is translated as MTNTWYDAVVVGSGFGGLATALELTRRGARVALCETLNYPGGCASTFRRHGYAFEAGATLFSGLDEEQLFGRWVRELGLDVTVDWLDPMVELRTPGMRLEVYRDRQRLIDQLCAFPEAPADAVRDFFTLQRQVAQALWPLFDDPTLLPPLDVRALLRHASRALRYTPLVRWMGRPLGSVLERLGLLRFTPLRTYLDALCQITVQCAAAEAEAPFALAAMDYYWRGTGHVRGGIGRLASALAGAVSAGGGEVLYANRVKSLEAVPGGWKVSARRGELLARHVVANVLPQGLMRLLGLPPEQLPARLRELAGRVADGWGAVMLYLVTRAPGEASPGAHHLELVQNEQAPFVEGNHLFASLSGEADTGRAPPGHRTLTVSTHVPLRSLTGRSEEEQARLVSTIQERMRQGLRRLAPEWMENLQHEMTASPRTFERFTQREAGAVGGVPRRAGLYHYRTLGPRPVMDGLWLVGDSVFPGQSTLATALGGVRTAASITRG